One Bos javanicus breed banteng chromosome 9, ARS-OSU_banteng_1.0, whole genome shotgun sequence DNA window includes the following coding sequences:
- the SASH1 gene encoding SAM and SH3 domain-containing protein 1 isoform X2, whose product MPKPSREQSEDETEESVKFKRLHKLVNSTRRVRKKLIRVEEMKKPSTEGGEEQVFENSPVPDERSALYSGVHKKPFFFDASPEKPPEDDSDSLTTAPSSSSLDTWGAGRKLVKTFSKGESRGLIKPPKKMGTFFSYPEDDKAQKVSRSLTEGEMKKGLGSLSHGRTCSFGGFDLTNRSLHIGSNNSDPMGKEGDFVYKEVIKSPTASRISLGKKVKSVKETMRKRMSKKYSSSVSEQDSGLDGMPGSPPSSQPDSEHMDKPKLKAGGSVESLRSSLSGQSSMSGQTVSTTDSSTSNRESVKSEDGDDEEPPYRGPFCGRARVHTDFTPSPYDTDSLKLKKGDIIDIISKPPMGTWMGLLNNKVGTFKFIYVDVLNEEEEKPKRATRRRRKGRPPQPKSVEDLLDRINLKEHMPTFLFNGYEDLDTFKLLEEEDLDELNIRDPEHRAVLLTAVELLQEYDSNSDQSGSQEKLLVDSQGLSGCSPRDSGCYESSENLENGKTRKTGLSAKSSTESSLKSFNRNQLGNYPTLPLTKSVDALKQGGEGRLGGGLTPLASKSCDPPCVTDLNKNRRSLPVSICRSCETLEGPQTVETWPRSHSLDDLQGEPEKDVPGEVTEPSPEIVPEVPQKTAPSVTKVPSPKRDSAVDNALLLTQSKRFSEPQKTTAKKLDGPMGPFSRGASPPPCLPKTFDTQPPAIKPSLTRTPLEGHRKGLDFEGTHHPPGTKEGMDAEQRGPEVRTQAKPPVQPPPVPAKKSRERLANGLHPVPPGPPGVPSPDAPGLPLKKGSPGGPSDCPLVVAVARPPPGPEPGSPPSTRPPPWLSELPESASLQEHGVRLGPALARKVSCARGLDLEMLTENKLRAEGIDLTEEPYSDKHGRCGIPEALVQRYAEDLDQPERDVATNMDQIRVKLLRKQHRMAIPSGGLTEICRKPLSPGYVSSVSDWLVSIGLPMYASALSEAGFSTLGQVPSLSHTCLQEAGITEERHISKLVSAARLFKLPPGPEAM is encoded by the exons GCGGGGAGGAACAGGTGTTTGAGAATTCCCCGGTCCCAGATGAAAGGTCCGCCCTGTACTCCGGCGTGCACAAGAAGCCCTTTTTCTTTGATGCTTCTCCTGAGAAACCCCCAGAAGATGACTCAGACTCTCTCACCACTGCTCCATCGTCCAGTAGTCTGGACACCTGGGGTGCCGGCCGCAAATTGGTCAAAACCTTCAGCAAAGGAGAGAGCCGGGGCCTGATCAAGCCCCCCAAGAAGATGGGGACGTTCTTCTCGTACCCGGAAGACGACAAGGCCCAGAAGGTGTCCCGCTCCCTCACCGAGGGGGAGATGAAGAAGGGGCTTGGGTCCCTGAGCCACGGG AGAACCTGCAGTTTTGGAGGATTTGACTTGACAAATCGTTCTCTGCACATTGGCAGTAATAATTCGGACCCAATG GGTAAAGAAGGAGATTTTGTGTATAAAGAAGTAATCAAATCACCCACTGCCTCCCGAATCTCTCTTGGAAAAAAGGTGAAATCTGTGAAAGAGACAATGAGGAAGAGAATGTCTAAAAAATATAGCAGCTCTGTCTCTGAGCAG GATTCAGGCCTTGATGGGATGCCGGGCTCCCCTCCGTCCTCTCAGCCTGACAGTGAACACATGGACAAGCCCAAGCTCAAAGCCGGAGGTTCTGTGGAAAGTCTGCGGAGTTCTCTGAGCGGTCAAAGCTCGATGA GTGGTCAGACAGTGAGCACCACCGATTCCTCGACCAGCAATAGGGAGAGTGTCAAGTCGGAAGATGGTGATGACGAGGAGCCCCCGTACCGGGGCCCGTTCTGTGGGCGCGCCAGGGTGCACACCGACTTCACGCCCAGCCCCTACGACACAGACTCCCTCAAGCTCAAG AAAGGAGACATCATTGATATAATCAGCAAACCCCCCATGGGCACCTGGATGGGCCTGCTGAACAACAAGGTGGGCACGTTCAAATTCATCTACGTGGATGTGCTCAACGAGGAAGAGGAGAAGCCCAAGCGCGccaccaggaggaggaggaaagggagaccCCCTCAGCCGAAGTCAGTGGAGGACCTCCTAGATCGGATCAACCTCAAA GAGCACATGCCCACTTTCCTGTTCAATGGCTATGAAGATCTGGACACCTTTAAGCTCCTAGAGGAGGAGGACTTGGACGAGTTAAATATCAGGGACCCAGAGCACAGAGCTGTTCTCTTGACAGCAGTGGAGCTGTTACAGGAATATGACA GTAACAGCGACCAGTCCGGATCCCAGGAGAAGCTGCTTGTTGACAGCCAGGGCTTGAGCGGATGCTCTCCACGAGACTCAGGATGCTATGAAAGCAGTGAGAATTTGGAAAACG GCAAGACTCGGAAAACCGGCCTCTCTGCCAAGTCATCAACCGAGTCCAGCTTGAAGTCTTTCAACAGGAACCAGCTGGGCAACTACCCAACCTTGCCTTTGACGAAGTCAGTGGACGCTTtgaagcagggaggggaggggaggctgggcgGTGGTCTCACCCCTCTCGCCTCCAAGAGCTGTGATCCCCCGTGTGTGACTGATTTGAATAAAAACCGAAGGAGTCTCCCCGTTTCCATCTGCCGGAGCTGTGAGACCCTAGAGGGCCCCCAGACCGTGGAGACTTGGCCCCGGTCCCACTCCCTGGACGACCTTCAAGGAGAGCCTGAGAAAGATGTGCCTGGCGAGGTGACAGAACCCTCTCCTGAGATTGTACCTGAAGTGCCACAAAAGACAGCCCCCTCCGTCACAAAGGTTCCAAGCCCCAAACGAGATTCTGCTGTTGACAATGCACTGCTACTGACccaaagcaagagattttctgAACCTCAGAAAACGACTGCTAAGAAACTGGATGGCCCAATGGGGCCCTTTTCACGGGGTGCATCCCCCCCTCCATGTTTGCCCAAAACCTTTGACACCCAGCCTCCTGCCATTAAACCCAGTTTAACACGGACGCCTCTGGAGGGTCATAGGAAAGGACTCGATTTCGAAGGAACACATCACCCCCCGGGCACCAAAGAAGGCATGGACGCTGAGCAGAGGGGCCCCGAGGTCAGAACGCAGGCCAAACCTCCTGTCCAGCCTCCGCCCGTTCCCGCCAAGAAGAGCAGGGAGCGCCTCGCCAACGGGCTGCATCCTGTCCCTCCTGGTCCCCCCGGCGTCCCCAGCCCCGACGCACCCGGCCTGCCGCTTAAAAAGGGCAGCCCTGGCGGCCCCAGCGACTGTCCCCTGGTGGTGGCGGTGGCCAGGCCTCCCCCGGGGCCGGAGCCAGGCAGCCCACCAAGCACCAGGCCACCACCCTGGCTGTCGGAGCTGCCCGAGAGCGCCAGCCTCCAGGAGCACGGCGTGCGGCTCGGGCCCGCGCTGGCCAGGAAGGTCTCCTGCGCCCGCGGGCTGGACCTAGAAATGCTCACTGAGAACAAGCTGCGGGCGGAAGGCATTGACCTCACCGAGGAGCCCTATTCTGATAAG CACGGCCGCTGTGGAATTCCTGAGGCCCTGGTGCAGAGATATGCAGAAGACTTAGACCAGCCGGAAAGGGATGTCGCCACCAACATGGACCAGATCCGTGTCAAGCTGCTTCGGAAGCAGCACCGCATGGCG ATCCCAAGCGGTGGACTCACAGAAATCTGCAGGAAGCCCCTCTCTCCCGGCTACGTGTCGTCCGTGTCAGATTGGCTGGTTTCCATCGGTCTGCCCATGTATGCCAGCGCCCTCTCTGAGGCGGGCTTTAGCACCCTGGGCCAAGTGCCTTCTCTGTCCCACACTTGCCTTCAGGAGGCTGGCATCACAGAGGAGAGACACATAAGCAAGCTCGTGTCTGCAGCCAGACTCTTCAAACTGCCACCAGGCCCGGAGGCCATGTAG
- the SASH1 gene encoding SAM and SH3 domain-containing protein 1 isoform X3: protein MAKKSREQSEDETEESVKFKRLHKLVNSTRRVRKKLIRVEEMKKPSTEGGEEQVFENSPVPDERSALYSGVHKKPFFFDASPEKPPEDDSDSLTTAPSSSSLDTWGAGRKLVKTFSKGESRGLIKPPKKMGTFFSYPEDDKAQKVSRSLTEGEMKKGLGSLSHGRTCSFGGFDLTNRSLHIGSNNSDPMGKEGDFVYKEVIKSPTASRISLGKKVKSVKETMRKRMSKKYSSSVSEQDSGLDGMPGSPPSSQPDSEHMDKPKLKAGGSVESLRSSLSGQSSMSGQTVSTTDSSTSNRESVKSEDGDDEEPPYRGPFCGRARVHTDFTPSPYDTDSLKLKKGDIIDIISKPPMGTWMGLLNNKVGTFKFIYVDVLNEEEEKPKRATRRRRKGRPPQPKSVEDLLDRINLKEHMPTFLFNGYEDLDTFKLLEEEDLDELNIRDPEHRAVLLTAVELLQEYDSNSDQSGSQEKLLVDSQGLSGCSPRDSGCYESSENLENGKTRKTGLSAKSSTESSLKSFNRNQLGNYPTLPLTKSVDALKQGGEGRLGGGLTPLASKSCDPPCVTDLNKNRRSLPVSICRSCETLEGPQTVETWPRSHSLDDLQGEPEKDVPGEVTEPSPEIVPEVPQKTAPSVTKVPSPKRDSAVDNALLLTQSKRFSEPQKTTAKKLDGPMGPFSRGASPPPCLPKTFDTQPPAIKPSLTRTPLEGHRKGLDFEGTHHPPGTKEGMDAEQRGPEVRTQAKPPVQPPPVPAKKSRERLANGLHPVPPGPPGVPSPDAPGLPLKKGSPGGPSDCPLVVAVARPPPGPEPGSPPSTRPPPWLSELPESASLQEHGVRLGPALARKVSCARGLDLEMLTENKLRAEGIDLTEEPYSDKHGRCGIPEALVQRYAEDLDQPERDVATNMDQIRVKLLRKQHRMAIPSGGLTEICRKPLSPGYVSSVSDWLVSIGLPMYASALSEAGFSTLGQVPSLSHTCLQEAGITEERHISKLVSAARLFKLPPGPEAM, encoded by the exons GCGGGGAGGAACAGGTGTTTGAGAATTCCCCGGTCCCAGATGAAAGGTCCGCCCTGTACTCCGGCGTGCACAAGAAGCCCTTTTTCTTTGATGCTTCTCCTGAGAAACCCCCAGAAGATGACTCAGACTCTCTCACCACTGCTCCATCGTCCAGTAGTCTGGACACCTGGGGTGCCGGCCGCAAATTGGTCAAAACCTTCAGCAAAGGAGAGAGCCGGGGCCTGATCAAGCCCCCCAAGAAGATGGGGACGTTCTTCTCGTACCCGGAAGACGACAAGGCCCAGAAGGTGTCCCGCTCCCTCACCGAGGGGGAGATGAAGAAGGGGCTTGGGTCCCTGAGCCACGGG AGAACCTGCAGTTTTGGAGGATTTGACTTGACAAATCGTTCTCTGCACATTGGCAGTAATAATTCGGACCCAATG GGTAAAGAAGGAGATTTTGTGTATAAAGAAGTAATCAAATCACCCACTGCCTCCCGAATCTCTCTTGGAAAAAAGGTGAAATCTGTGAAAGAGACAATGAGGAAGAGAATGTCTAAAAAATATAGCAGCTCTGTCTCTGAGCAG GATTCAGGCCTTGATGGGATGCCGGGCTCCCCTCCGTCCTCTCAGCCTGACAGTGAACACATGGACAAGCCCAAGCTCAAAGCCGGAGGTTCTGTGGAAAGTCTGCGGAGTTCTCTGAGCGGTCAAAGCTCGATGA GTGGTCAGACAGTGAGCACCACCGATTCCTCGACCAGCAATAGGGAGAGTGTCAAGTCGGAAGATGGTGATGACGAGGAGCCCCCGTACCGGGGCCCGTTCTGTGGGCGCGCCAGGGTGCACACCGACTTCACGCCCAGCCCCTACGACACAGACTCCCTCAAGCTCAAG AAAGGAGACATCATTGATATAATCAGCAAACCCCCCATGGGCACCTGGATGGGCCTGCTGAACAACAAGGTGGGCACGTTCAAATTCATCTACGTGGATGTGCTCAACGAGGAAGAGGAGAAGCCCAAGCGCGccaccaggaggaggaggaaagggagaccCCCTCAGCCGAAGTCAGTGGAGGACCTCCTAGATCGGATCAACCTCAAA GAGCACATGCCCACTTTCCTGTTCAATGGCTATGAAGATCTGGACACCTTTAAGCTCCTAGAGGAGGAGGACTTGGACGAGTTAAATATCAGGGACCCAGAGCACAGAGCTGTTCTCTTGACAGCAGTGGAGCTGTTACAGGAATATGACA GTAACAGCGACCAGTCCGGATCCCAGGAGAAGCTGCTTGTTGACAGCCAGGGCTTGAGCGGATGCTCTCCACGAGACTCAGGATGCTATGAAAGCAGTGAGAATTTGGAAAACG GCAAGACTCGGAAAACCGGCCTCTCTGCCAAGTCATCAACCGAGTCCAGCTTGAAGTCTTTCAACAGGAACCAGCTGGGCAACTACCCAACCTTGCCTTTGACGAAGTCAGTGGACGCTTtgaagcagggaggggaggggaggctgggcgGTGGTCTCACCCCTCTCGCCTCCAAGAGCTGTGATCCCCCGTGTGTGACTGATTTGAATAAAAACCGAAGGAGTCTCCCCGTTTCCATCTGCCGGAGCTGTGAGACCCTAGAGGGCCCCCAGACCGTGGAGACTTGGCCCCGGTCCCACTCCCTGGACGACCTTCAAGGAGAGCCTGAGAAAGATGTGCCTGGCGAGGTGACAGAACCCTCTCCTGAGATTGTACCTGAAGTGCCACAAAAGACAGCCCCCTCCGTCACAAAGGTTCCAAGCCCCAAACGAGATTCTGCTGTTGACAATGCACTGCTACTGACccaaagcaagagattttctgAACCTCAGAAAACGACTGCTAAGAAACTGGATGGCCCAATGGGGCCCTTTTCACGGGGTGCATCCCCCCCTCCATGTTTGCCCAAAACCTTTGACACCCAGCCTCCTGCCATTAAACCCAGTTTAACACGGACGCCTCTGGAGGGTCATAGGAAAGGACTCGATTTCGAAGGAACACATCACCCCCCGGGCACCAAAGAAGGCATGGACGCTGAGCAGAGGGGCCCCGAGGTCAGAACGCAGGCCAAACCTCCTGTCCAGCCTCCGCCCGTTCCCGCCAAGAAGAGCAGGGAGCGCCTCGCCAACGGGCTGCATCCTGTCCCTCCTGGTCCCCCCGGCGTCCCCAGCCCCGACGCACCCGGCCTGCCGCTTAAAAAGGGCAGCCCTGGCGGCCCCAGCGACTGTCCCCTGGTGGTGGCGGTGGCCAGGCCTCCCCCGGGGCCGGAGCCAGGCAGCCCACCAAGCACCAGGCCACCACCCTGGCTGTCGGAGCTGCCCGAGAGCGCCAGCCTCCAGGAGCACGGCGTGCGGCTCGGGCCCGCGCTGGCCAGGAAGGTCTCCTGCGCCCGCGGGCTGGACCTAGAAATGCTCACTGAGAACAAGCTGCGGGCGGAAGGCATTGACCTCACCGAGGAGCCCTATTCTGATAAG CACGGCCGCTGTGGAATTCCTGAGGCCCTGGTGCAGAGATATGCAGAAGACTTAGACCAGCCGGAAAGGGATGTCGCCACCAACATGGACCAGATCCGTGTCAAGCTGCTTCGGAAGCAGCACCGCATGGCG ATCCCAAGCGGTGGACTCACAGAAATCTGCAGGAAGCCCCTCTCTCCCGGCTACGTGTCGTCCGTGTCAGATTGGCTGGTTTCCATCGGTCTGCCCATGTATGCCAGCGCCCTCTCTGAGGCGGGCTTTAGCACCCTGGGCCAAGTGCCTTCTCTGTCCCACACTTGCCTTCAGGAGGCTGGCATCACAGAGGAGAGACACATAAGCAAGCTCGTGTCTGCAGCCAGACTCTTCAAACTGCCACCAGGCCCGGAGGCCATGTAG